The following is a genomic window from Neisseria zalophi.
TATTCGATAATGCGCCGCCTGTGTTGGTGGAGCAAATCGAGCAAGTGGTTCGGCTGATACGTTCTAAAGGCGTGGGTGTGTATTTTGTTACCCAAAATCCTTTGGACTTGCCGGATACGATTTTGGGGCAGCTAGGCAACCGCGTCCAACATGCCTTGCGTGCATTTACACCTCGTGATCAAAAGGCGGTAAAGGCAGCTGCGGAAACGTTTCGTAGCAATCCGGATATTCAAGTTGCGGAAGTGATTGCAGAGTTGGGCATAGGCGAAGCATTGGTTTCTTTCTTGGATGAAAAAGGTATGCCCGAACCGGTAGAGCGTGCATTGATACTGCCGCCCCAATCGGCATTAACACCGTTAACGGCATCTGATCGTAACAGCCGTTTTCAAAACGATATGCTGTTTAGCCATTATAAAGACAGCATAGATAATTATTCGGCTTATGAGGCGCTGGCCGAATTGGAACAAAAAGCGGCAGAACAACAAGCTGAAGTTGCTGAGAAAAAAACGGCTAAACCCGCTAAGCAAAAAGATAATTCATCACAAGATGCCGGTATAATTAGTGGTTTTTTGGGCGGGTTATTCGGTAGCCGTAAGAAGTCTCGTCAGGGTGCCGCTTATAATTTGGCCGATAGTGTTGGTGATCAGATTAATAAGCAGGTTACCCGTACGATTTCAAGAAGTGTGATGGGTGTGATTAAAAATATGCTGAAATAAAAACGGAGTCATTTTCTTATATGATTAAAGCCGTCTGAACGATTCAGACGGCTTTTTTGGTAGTGATTGCAATGATGATGAATAAAGCTAAGTAATGATTTTCTATGTTTGGTTTATATGAAAATTATACAACATAGAATAATCTTATTGCATATTACAACCTATCGGGAGTGGTAAGCTTATTAAATCAGGCAGGCAATCCGTTATTTGTCAGGTATGAACAAAGCGGCTTTTTAAGAATATGGATACTATTCTATTAAAGTTAAAGTGCCAAGCAAATAAGCGTACCATTACAAGTTAATGCATGACGGCCTTGCCATGTAGAGCCATCATGAGTTCGGCGCCGATAAGTGCCGGCAGCTCCGATTTGTGTGCCCATAAAACCAAAAGTGTTAAGACTTTTGCCATGTCGACGGTAATTTCTTCTGGAGGCAGATGTTGTAGAGCATGAACAACAAATTCACGTTGCTCACCGTTAATGGCTTCAGCATCATCCAATAAATATAATAAGCTGATAACATCCTGTGGCAGACTTTTTAGCTCTTCTTCACAATATACGCGAATGGCGTCTCGATGATATTGAGTCTCAGAAACTTCTGGGCAGTTCGCCAATACTTCAAGCAACATTAAAGCTTGATTAATTTCAATATCATTGAACCCTATATCTTCTAAAATCTGCCCTAGATCAGAAGGAGGCGGGCAGGCATCTAAGTCGTAAAAGTGTTTGATTAAAAATGCAATGACATCAGCCATGATATTTCCTTGTTGTTATTTGATTCTCTGATAACGTCCACCGGGCAGAGAGGCAACGATATTGTCGAGTTCAAGCTCGAGCAGTTGTGCATATATATCTGCTGTGGGCATATTGAGTGTCTGTGCCAAATTATCGGGATGAGTAGGGCCATAGCCTAAAGCTGTTAAAATCGGATTTTCAGACGGCTTGGTTTCCGTCATATTATCAGGTGCCTGCTTCGGAACCGGTTTATTTTGCCGAACAATGTGTTTGACGGGAGCAGGTTTTGAAAGTGAAGGGCACTCAGATAAAATATCATCCAAGCACTCTACCAATTTGGCACCTTCTTTAATCAATTTATGACAGCCTTTACTATGAGGGTTGTCGATGGAACCGGGAACGGCCATGACTTCCCGCCCCATTTCTCCGGCCAGTCTGGCTGTAATCAACGAACCTGATTCAGGTGCGGCCTCAACAACCAGTACGGCTTTCGATAATGCAGCAATAAGGCGGTTACGGCGGGGAAAATTACCGGCTAAAGGGCGGGTGCCCAATGGAAATTCACTGATAATTAACCCTTTTTCGGCAATTTGGTAGGCAAGATCTCGATTAGACTGCGGATAAATGCGGTCTATGCCTGTGCCCCATACGGCGATGGTGCCGCCATTTTCTGACAATGCACCTTGATGTGCTGCCGTATCAATGCCTGAAGCCATACCGGACACTACGGGAATATCATGCTTGCTTATGGCTTTGCCAAAGTCATGGGCAATCCGCAATGCTTGTGGTGTGGCATGACGGCTACCGACAATGGCAATAGCAGGCTGTTGCAGTAATTCGACACAGCCGCGTAAAAACAATAATGGCGGCGGTGTGATTCCTTCTGTCAGCATGGTAGGGAAATCATTGTCACACAACAACATCAACCGGCATTGTTTTTGCTTTTCCCAAGTAAAAGCGGCTTCAGCTGCTGCAATGGCCTGACCATTTTTCCCTTTCCATGCTTCAACGGCCTGCTTATGACGAACGAGTTTGCTGACTGCTTCTGCAGGTGCGGCCAGGGCAGCTTGTGCGGAACCATAATGTTGGATGAGGGCTAAAAAGCTTTCCGGTCCGATATATGGTGTTAATGCGAGTTGTGCCCAGGCAAACCGTTCTGAATGAATCATGGCAAGCCCCGTAATGTGTTTATTTATTTTTAGTAAAGTAAGTTATATTTTTTATGTTTTGTATTTTATCTTTTTTGTAATTATTTGTTAATAATTTGATGTGTAAATTAACAAATAATTTTATTAGATACTCGGTAATAAATGACCGAAAAGGGGCGTGTGTCTTGAAAGATAAGGCAGCAAAGGAAAGTAAATAAATAAAGTTAATAAATAATATATTTTCTTTCAATAAGTTAATTTCATATATGCTAAGTTGTTTTGATAATTTATAGTCAAATAATAGTCTGTAAGCTTTATGGTGTATCAAGTGTATATTGTCTCTAAAATACCAATAAAAAACACACGGCCTGATTAATGCCGTGTGTTTTTGTATATAACGATTAATTAAGGGTTGATATTACTTTTAATGTTATATTCATTATGCTCAGTATCATGAGATTCCTGTGGTGTATTAACTACATGGCGCATATCATTTGCCATATTATCTAAATCTTGACCTGGCTCTGATGCTGTATCGCCAATGTTGATGTTAGTCAGGCTTTCTAAAATAATGGCAGAGGCTAGATTTTTACCGGTACGGTAAACCATTGCCAATCCGGCTTCTTCAGCAGGAATGGAAACATATTTCACTACACTGCTATTGCCTCGTACCCCATTTTCCAGATCTACTCTAACTTGACGATCACGTTTATAAAGGCTTAATACTGTGCCTTTATCTAGACCATCAGCTTCACCTTTGTTAAGGGTGATTGTTTGGAATTGCCCTGCTTCACTGATACCATCGAAAATAGAAACGACAGTTGCATTAATATGACGGCTTGGCGCATGAGGCATGATTTGAAAACTATCTCGCTCATCGGTCATTTTTAATAAAAAGTCGCCTTTACGTACTTCAGATATAGCCTCTTCAACAACCATCGGTTGGGCGGTTTCGGTCGGTACTTTTAATAGAGGATGTAGGCGGGTATAGTATTGGTTTTCCTTCAAATATTTGGCATCTTCTTCACTACGAGCATCTAGCGCACTGTTGGTATAAGGTAAGGTGCTGACAATGCCGCTGAATACGACTTCTTGCCCAAGGTATTTATGAGTTTGCGGATCTAAAATATCTTTACGGGCACGGTAAACCAAATAGCGACCGGGTTCAGTAATACCGTAAGCGTAAACACGATCCCCTTTGCTATATAAAATGCTATTGTCCGGTCCGTCGATCAGACGCGGCGCATCTTGGGTTTGCATTTGTGGGATAACTTGAGGGTGTTGCATAAACATACGATAGAAGTCGACATTGACGGTTTGAATGCCGTAGCCGGAAGACACTTCGCGTACACGAGGTGCCAGTTTGATTACGGGAATGCCATCTGCATTAGATGTTTGGTTTTCAAACTCTAATCTTGGCTGTCCGTTAATATAGCGTAAAACCAACACTTGGCCCGGATAAATCATATGCGGATTGCGAATAGTTTGGCGATTGGCACCCCATAAGCGGTTCCATTGCCAAGGACTATATAAAAACTTGCCTGATATACCCCATAAAGTATCCCCTTGTTTAACAACATAACGCTGAGGCGCATTTGGGCGGAGTTTTAGCCCAGCTGCTACAGATTGGCCTGAAATAGCCAAACCCAAGGCGCAAAGCAAGGTTATAATACGTTTGTGCATGACTGCTCCCCTTGAAATTGAATCGGTTATCTTTAAATTAAAAGAGACAGATTAATTTAAATAATGAGTTTAATGACTCTCTATACTAAATTTAGGTTAATATTTTACCACCGAATATTGCTAATATCATAGCGCTATACACACATATTTTTACATTTGAGATTAAATTATGGCATTACTTAACATTCTTCAATACCCTGACGAACGGTTGCATACCGTCGCCAAACCGGTAGCTGAAATTGACGACCGTATTAAAACGCTGACAAAAGATATGTTGGAAACAATGTATGAAGCCCGTGGTATCGGGTTGGCAGCGACACAGGTAAACGTGCACGAGCGGGTTGTAGTGATGGATTTATCGGAAGAACAAAACGAGCCACGGGTATTTATTAATCCGATTATTACGCATAAAAATGGTGAAACCACCTACGAAGAGGGGTGTTTATCGGTGCCGGGTATTTATGACACGGTTACTCGTGCCGAACAGGTAACGGTTGAGGCATTTAATGAAGAAGGTGAAAAGTTTACTTTAGAAGCCGACGGATTGCTGGCCATTTGTATTCAGCATGAATTAGATCATCTTGCGGGTAAAGTCTTTGTCGAATATCTGTCTAATTTGAAGCAGAACCGTATTAAAACCAAGCTAAAAAAACGTGCTAAGCATAATTTATAAATTTTCAGACGGCCTATTCCAAACATGAAAGTTATTTTTGCAGGTACCCCTGATTTTTCTGCTGCCGCTTTAAAAGCGATTGCTGCAGCGGGTTTTGAGATCCCTTTGGTGTTGACGCAACCGGATCGTCCGAAAGGGCGGGGAATGAAACTCCAGCCATCTGCTGTTAAGCAAGCAGCTATTGAGCTTGGGTTAACCGTTGCACAACCAGTGAGCCTGAAAAATGAAGATGCTCAGGAATTGTTACGTCAACAGGAAGCTGATGTGATGGTAGTTGCCGCATACGGATTGATTTTGCCAAAAAGTGTTTTGACTATCCCAAAGCACGGCTGCCTGAATATTCATGCTTCGCTATTGCCACGCTGGCGTGGTGCGGCTCCGATACAACGAGCGGTTGAAGCCGGTGATGCCGAAACGGGTATTTGCATTATGCAGATGGATGAAGGGCTGGATACCGGGGATGTGGTGAGCGAGCACCGTTATGCGATTAAACAGCATGACACAGCAGGTGATGTACATAATGCTTTAATGTTATTGGGTGCACAGGCGATTGTTGCTGATTTGCAACGTTTAGAGCAAGAAGGCCGTCTGAAAAGCATGCCTCAACCTGAAAACGGTGTAACGTATGCCCATAAATTAGCTAAAGAAGAAGCTAAAATCAATTGGCATGAATCTGCCGAAGTAGTAGAGCGTAAAATTCGTGCTTTTAATCCGGTACCCGCCGCTTGGACGGAATATCAGGGCAAACCTTTAAAAATATGGCAGGCCGAAGTGGTAGATTATAGCGATGTTGCCGGCGAAGTTTTGTATTGTGGTTCAGACGGCCTGATTGTGGCTTGTGGAGAGCAGGCACTAAAAATTACCGAACTCCAACCCGCAGGAAGCAAGCGTATGTCGATTGCTGCGTTTGCAGCAGGTAAACGTATTGAAGTAGGGGAACAGTTATGAGTATGGCGCTGGTTCAAAAACTGGCGGCAGAAAGTGTGGCGGCAGTCCGTTCGGGACAAAATTTGCAAGATGTATTGGCGGCTATCCGACAGCGTTATCCTGATTTAAGCCCGCAAGAAAATGGTGCTCTACAGGACATTGCCTATGGTACTCAGCGATATCGTGGTAGTTTGCACTTTATGCTGAGTAAAATGCTGAAAAAGCCGGCTACAGATTTGAAGTTGGAAAGTTTGTTGCTGGTAGCGTTGTATCAGCTGGCTTATACACGAAATGCCCCTCATGCGGTCGTCAATGAGGCAGTGGAGGGTATTGCTGCTATTGGTAAGGGTCAATACCGATCTTTTGCTAATGCGGTTTTACGTCGGTTCTTGAGAGAGCAGGAGCAGCTTACTGCCCTATGTAAGAAAAATGATGTAGCCAAATATAATTTGCCAGAATGGTGGATTCATTATTTGCAAAACCACTATCCTAAGCATTGGCATAATATGGTTGCGGTTTCGCAACAATTACCACCAATGACTTTACGTGTTAACCGTCGCCGGCTTAATGCCGAACAATATATAGAGTTGCTTCAGCAGGCCAATATTAATGGTAAGGCTTTAGATGACTATGCGGTCATACTGTCGGAGGCAGTGCCGGTTCATCGGTTGCCCGGTTTCTCGGAAGGCTTAGTGTCTGTTCAAGATTTTGGTGCGCAACAGGCGGCTTATCTATTAAAACCTAAAAATGGCGAACGGATTTTAGATGCATGTGCTGCACCCGGTGGTAAAACGGGGCATATTTTAGAATATGCTGATTGTGAAGTGACCGCATTGGATATTGATAAAGGCCGTCTGAAACGGGTGACTGATAATTTGCAACGCTTAGGGCTTCAGGCGGCTGCCTTGCAATGTGCCGATGCAAAAGATATAAAAGCTTGGTATGACGGCCAAGCATTTGATGCTATATTAGCTGATGTACCTTGTACTGCTTCCGGTGTGGTTCGGCGTAATCCTGATATTAAATGGTTGCGTAGGCCGGGAGATGCTGTAAAAACTGCCCGTCAGCAAGAAGCACTTCTCGACATACTCTGGCAGACCTTGACAAAAAATGGCAGGATGCTTTTAGCGACCTGTTCAATATTTGTTGAAGAAAATGAGCAGCAACTACAAAAATTTTTAAACCGCCATGCCGATGCCGTTTGTTCGGAATCGCATGTCCTTCTTCCGAATAAACAGCAAGATGGCTTTTATTATGCGCTTATTCAAAAACAGTAGGCTTCTGTTTTTGCTTATCTTATCGGTGTGGTCTTTTCATACATCAGCCGAGGGTATAAGTGCAACCCGATTTCGGGCTGTATTGACTGACTCTGGGCAAATGTCAGTTAGCAGCCGCTTTCAAACTACCTTGCCAAACCAGTTAAAACAGGTTTTAAATCAAGGTGTACCACTGAATTTTACTTTAAGTTACCAGCTTTCTGCGCCCACTGTAGCGGCATATCGGTTTAAATTTGGACAACTTGTAAGCGGTGATACCACGATCCATTATAAGCTTTCTTATCATCCATTAACCAATCGCTATCGTGTAACCGTAGGCACTTTTTCT
Proteins encoded in this region:
- a CDS encoding DUF494 domain-containing protein, producing the protein MADVIAFLIKHFYDLDACPPPSDLGQILEDIGFNDIEINQALMLLEVLANCPEVSETQYHRDAIRVYCEEELKSLPQDVISLLYLLDDAEAINGEQREFVVHALQHLPPEEITVDMAKVLTLLVLWAHKSELPALIGAELMMALHGKAVMH
- a CDS encoding LysM peptidoglycan-binding domain-containing protein, with the protein product MHKRIITLLCALGLAISGQSVAAGLKLRPNAPQRYVVKQGDTLWGISGKFLYSPWQWNRLWGANRQTIRNPHMIYPGQVLVLRYINGQPRLEFENQTSNADGIPVIKLAPRVREVSSGYGIQTVNVDFYRMFMQHPQVIPQMQTQDAPRLIDGPDNSILYSKGDRVYAYGITEPGRYLVYRARKDILDPQTHKYLGQEVVFSGIVSTLPYTNSALDARSEEDAKYLKENQYYTRLHPLLKVPTETAQPMVVEEAISEVRKGDFLLKMTDERDSFQIMPHAPSRHINATVVSIFDGISEAGQFQTITLNKGEADGLDKGTVLSLYKRDRQVRVDLENGVRGNSSVVKYVSIPAEEAGLAMVYRTGKNLASAIILESLTNINIGDTASEPGQDLDNMANDMRHVVNTPQESHDTEHNEYNIKSNINP
- the def gene encoding peptide deformylase, which produces MALLNILQYPDERLHTVAKPVAEIDDRIKTLTKDMLETMYEARGIGLAATQVNVHERVVVMDLSEEQNEPRVFINPIITHKNGETTYEEGCLSVPGIYDTVTRAEQVTVEAFNEEGEKFTLEADGLLAICIQHELDHLAGKVFVEYLSNLKQNRIKTKLKKRAKHNL
- the fmt gene encoding methionyl-tRNA formyltransferase, whose translation is MKVIFAGTPDFSAAALKAIAAAGFEIPLVLTQPDRPKGRGMKLQPSAVKQAAIELGLTVAQPVSLKNEDAQELLRQQEADVMVVAAYGLILPKSVLTIPKHGCLNIHASLLPRWRGAAPIQRAVEAGDAETGICIMQMDEGLDTGDVVSEHRYAIKQHDTAGDVHNALMLLGAQAIVADLQRLEQEGRLKSMPQPENGVTYAHKLAKEEAKINWHESAEVVERKIRAFNPVPAAWTEYQGKPLKIWQAEVVDYSDVAGEVLYCGSDGLIVACGEQALKITELQPAGSKRMSIAAFAAGKRIEVGEQL
- the rsmB gene encoding 16S rRNA (cytosine(967)-C(5))-methyltransferase RsmB, giving the protein MSMALVQKLAAESVAAVRSGQNLQDVLAAIRQRYPDLSPQENGALQDIAYGTQRYRGSLHFMLSKMLKKPATDLKLESLLLVALYQLAYTRNAPHAVVNEAVEGIAAIGKGQYRSFANAVLRRFLREQEQLTALCKKNDVAKYNLPEWWIHYLQNHYPKHWHNMVAVSQQLPPMTLRVNRRRLNAEQYIELLQQANINGKALDDYAVILSEAVPVHRLPGFSEGLVSVQDFGAQQAAYLLKPKNGERILDACAAPGGKTGHILEYADCEVTALDIDKGRLKRVTDNLQRLGLQAAALQCADAKDIKAWYDGQAFDAILADVPCTASGVVRRNPDIKWLRRPGDAVKTARQQEALLDILWQTLTKNGRMLLATCSIFVEENEQQLQKFLNRHADAVCSESHVLLPNKQQDGFYYALIQKQ
- a CDS encoding DUF4390 domain-containing protein, giving the protein MAFIMRLFKNSRLLFLLILSVWSFHTSAEGISATRFRAVLTDSGQMSVSSRFQTTLPNQLKQVLNQGVPLNFTLSYQLSAPTVAAYRFKFGQLVSGDTTIHYKLSYHPLTNRYRVTVGTFSTEYNSLETALRAIGAVANWRVLGSGALDGISAKEAKAEIRLVLSTSQLPKPFQINALNSKNWQLDSGWQSLSISQE